One segment of Struthio camelus isolate bStrCam1 chromosome 25, bStrCam1.hap1, whole genome shotgun sequence DNA contains the following:
- the NXPH3 gene encoding neurexophilin-3 isoform X1, which yields MELRVWSGRAEQSQSRCTDSAGAQQPPGRPRCCRPARSPSSPPRPPPRAKAAGKKGRRQAGSGWKMHLARSCIVFLLQGSIYRLVTCGQEEGGEDAEQRESKTQERPRVQKRRGHLAPKSLLTPTLHQNVTLLELVSSSRELWDILDHLSERDHAPRPRGQRDLGPATGKLKKIFGWGDFYSNIKTVKLNLLITGKVVDHGNGTVNVFFRHNSTGQGNISVSLVPPTKAVEFDLEQQIFIEAKESKIFNCRVEYEKVDRAKKTTLCTYDPSKTCYHEHTQSHVSWVCSKPFKVICIYITFYSIDYRLVQKVCPDYNYHSDVPYYPSG from the exons ATGGAGCTGCGGGTTTGGAGCGGCCGAGCCGAGCAGAGCCAAAGCCGCTGCACCGATTCAGCCGGTGCTCAGCAGCCGCCGGGGAGGCCTCGGTGCTGCAGGCCAGCCCGCTCGCcgtcctcccccccccggcccccgccgaggGCGAAAGCAGCAGGCAAAAAAG GGAGAAGGCAGGCGGGCAGCGGCTGGAAAATGCATCTCGCGCGGAGCTGCATCGTCTTCCTCCTCCAGGGCAGCATCTACCGGCTG GTGACCTGTGGCCAAGAAGAAGGAGGGGAAGATGCAGAGCAACGTGAATCCAAGACCCAAGAGAGACCTCGAGTGCAAAAGAGAAGAGGGCACCTCGCTCCAAAGTCCCTGTTAACTCCGACCTTACACCAGAACGTGACCCTCCTCGAGCTGGTCAGCAGCTCACGGGAGCTATGGGATATCCTAGACCACCTGTCCGAGCGGGATCATGCTCCACGCCCCAGAggacagagggacctggggccaGCCACaggcaaacttaaaaaaatttttggctGGGGAGACTTCTACTCCAATATCAAGACAGTAAAGTTGAACCTCTTGATCACAGGAAAGGTGGTCGATCACGGCAACGGTACGGTCAACGTCTTCTTCCGGCACAACTCTACCGGGCAAGGAAACATCTCGGTCAGCCTCGTCCCCCCGACCAAGGCAGTGGAGTTTGACCTGGAGCAGCAGATCTTTATCGAGGCCAAAGAATCCAAGATCTTCAACTGCCGAGTGGAATACGAGAAAGTGGATCGTGCCAAGAAAACCACGCTCTGCACATACGACCCGTCTAAAACCTGCTACCACGAGCACACCCAAAGTCACGTCTCCTGGGTTTGCTCGAAGCCCTTCAAAGTCATCTGCATCTACATCACCTTCTACAGCATAGACTACAGGCTCGTGCAGAAGGTGTGTCCTGACTACAACTATCACAGCGACGTGCCCTACTACCCCTCTGGATGA
- the NXPH3 gene encoding neurexophilin-3 isoform X2 — translation MHLARSCIVFLLQGSIYRLVTCGQEEGGEDAEQRESKTQERPRVQKRRGHLAPKSLLTPTLHQNVTLLELVSSSRELWDILDHLSERDHAPRPRGQRDLGPATGKLKKIFGWGDFYSNIKTVKLNLLITGKVVDHGNGTVNVFFRHNSTGQGNISVSLVPPTKAVEFDLEQQIFIEAKESKIFNCRVEYEKVDRAKKTTLCTYDPSKTCYHEHTQSHVSWVCSKPFKVICIYITFYSIDYRLVQKVCPDYNYHSDVPYYPSG, via the exons ATGCATCTCGCGCGGAGCTGCATCGTCTTCCTCCTCCAGGGCAGCATCTACCGGCTG GTGACCTGTGGCCAAGAAGAAGGAGGGGAAGATGCAGAGCAACGTGAATCCAAGACCCAAGAGAGACCTCGAGTGCAAAAGAGAAGAGGGCACCTCGCTCCAAAGTCCCTGTTAACTCCGACCTTACACCAGAACGTGACCCTCCTCGAGCTGGTCAGCAGCTCACGGGAGCTATGGGATATCCTAGACCACCTGTCCGAGCGGGATCATGCTCCACGCCCCAGAggacagagggacctggggccaGCCACaggcaaacttaaaaaaatttttggctGGGGAGACTTCTACTCCAATATCAAGACAGTAAAGTTGAACCTCTTGATCACAGGAAAGGTGGTCGATCACGGCAACGGTACGGTCAACGTCTTCTTCCGGCACAACTCTACCGGGCAAGGAAACATCTCGGTCAGCCTCGTCCCCCCGACCAAGGCAGTGGAGTTTGACCTGGAGCAGCAGATCTTTATCGAGGCCAAAGAATCCAAGATCTTCAACTGCCGAGTGGAATACGAGAAAGTGGATCGTGCCAAGAAAACCACGCTCTGCACATACGACCCGTCTAAAACCTGCTACCACGAGCACACCCAAAGTCACGTCTCCTGGGTTTGCTCGAAGCCCTTCAAAGTCATCTGCATCTACATCACCTTCTACAGCATAGACTACAGGCTCGTGCAGAAGGTGTGTCCTGACTACAACTATCACAGCGACGTGCCCTACTACCCCTCTGGATGA